The window GTGTCGAGAGCTGAGAGAAGAACGCTCACGTTCGACagcaactgcatttatatcttgagACCAGCCCATTAATATGCATCGCTTCTTCAGGCAGCAGCAGGACCAAAGAAGGTTCAGCAGGTCATTGCCTGGCTTGTGTTGCTGATGTTTTCATCATGAAATCGTCGTCTTCCTCGTCGGTCTTACGGAGATGACAAAGTGACGATGACCGAACATAATTAAACGCCTTCCTGCTGTTGAAGAGATAGCGATCTTGATATTTGGGATTCCCGCACAGTGCGTGTGCAGCGTTCTCCACATGATCCTATGCTGAGCACACCGTTCTCATTGGATAACAAACATGAGGATCTAAGCATTATTTTGTGGGTCTCTCTCCGTCCAGAATCCTCAACAGTGCAATACTGTTGATCATAAGACCCACAGCCATTGAAAAACCACCATGCCAATAACCTCACTTGGCCTCCAGTATTCTTTAAGAACCATCACTCATATCTACTATGCAGGAGTCAACACCTGCATGCCTTCCCAAGCATGAATCACCTCCAGGAGAAGTCATTCAACAGCTGGAATGAATCCGACGACCTCGACGTGTTCGAGGCGACGCGGTACTTCTCCGGTGCAATCGATGGCACGGGCCTGCAGGTAGGTGGATTTGGCTCCCATGGAGCTGTGACGGTTGAAGATAGGATGCCAAGCAGCGTGCAGAAGGGAAACTTAGATGAGAGACTAATAAGCAGCAGTTCCTCGCTGATGAAAGACAAGAAGTGCAAGCAGCCCAGCTCTCCCGGTGCTAGGTTAGTCGGCCTACTCAACTCTTTCCTCCATCAAGCGGCTTCCGGGAGGAAGCTCAAGTGTTTGAACCCCACCTCGACGACCAGAGAGCCACCGGAGGAGGGGGATGCGAAGGAGGAGAATAGCCttggggggagagagagaagaagaagcatcaGCCGTTCCCAAAGCACCAACAGCACTGGTTCCAAATCCAGCAAGTTCTGTGGCAGCAGCAGCTTTACGAATCCAGACTTGTATCCATACAATTACCGTACTACTCCATCGATCAGTTACAAGTGCAACAGGGGCCAAAAATCTGTCACCTTCTGCCCACGAATTGAGGCATGGAGAAGCACAAGCATCACCGAGCTGCTGCACAACAGTGGAGTACAAAAGGAAAAGGATTACGGACTCCACGGAATTAGAACCGAGGAGAGAGATGCGCATGACAGGGAGAACAAAAAATGGGTACTGAACGACCCCGGCGATCAGTATCCGGGAAGAGATTGGTTCGGGGATTATGATCTTCCATTGCCAGGGGTAAGAAAGAACTCGAtcagaggggaagaagaagaggaggaggaggtgtctGACTCCAGCTCCGATCTGTTCGAGCTGAATATCTGTGATCATGCTGTCCTCTCGGACGGCTTGCCCGTCTTCGCAACTACAGACATCGAAGTCATCAACAGAGCAAGTACTGCATCTTAGTTAGCCATCTTGTTTCTCTCTCCCTCATCTCTCCAACTCCTCTTCTCTGTAGATTTGGTGTGAGACATGTTGGAGTGGCTGGAGCTTTTGATGTGAAGCAATGGTGTTCCTTTCAATGTTCACTACTTTTTGTTTATCCTCTCCTTAAGCACACTCCACTTACCAGAGGCAATCCCTAAGCATAGTAGATGTAGTCTTAAGAAGAAGGGTGTAGTCCTACTTTTAATATTGGGTATTGATGAATCATGCGTGAGATTTTAGGAAGCACTGTTACTGAAGTTGACCTAACAACAACAGCAAATGGGTCATAATAGTTAGGTGTGTTGACAATTCATGTGCTGAAACAGGACAAGCACTCAAGCTATCAGAAGACTGGGCTAGGATATATATGTACTATTTCTCGGGACCCAAGTCAATAATTATATGAGTTAAAGATGAACATTACTGTCCGCATACGTCCTTCTCAATTCTGTATGTCAATGAAAGCTTCTTTAGGTGTCAAAGTCCGGCATGTCCCAGCATGTCTGCAATATCGTCTCCCTCCATTGGACCGAAGACATATCGAGACAGAGACAGGGCCTCGACATGGACCTACAACACCATTAGTGGTTGATGTTCTACTTGTCATAATCTAAATTTGAGATTATCTTGAGGACTAAATCTAACAATTGAAACCACTGCAGTTATGCAGCATGAAGAGAATTGGGTTGAGGAAGTTGTGTCCAAGAAGAGCAAACATTTTGCTGGTTATTATCCAGGTAATGGCATGTCACAACATCCAGTTCTTCTAAGGAGAAGCTTCTTCTGGAAATCAAATCAATGACTGGGACTTTAGATTCATAGCCGTTTGCAGATGTCAAACTCGCCAATCAATCCAAGAAAACTTGTGTCGGAACATTATTCTTTCAGTAGAATTGTTCATCAGAATATGGAAACAATAAACAAAAACTACAAAACATGAATCCCATGGAATACCACTATATGTTGCAGTAGGTTGCTGTGCGAAGAGGCCAATGCCACAATGAATTCGTATCACCATTGCTGTTAAGGACTGCTGCATGCACCTGGAGTAGACCCAGCCTGCAAGGACACAGGCAGTAGGAAGAAGATTATATTCCTCTTTTCTTCTGAATTAGGTGGTATTTGTTCGGTTTGTCAATGTTTCTAAGCTCCTGTTTCTATCAATTATCATCTCTAAATTTGAACCTGTATGAAATTATAGCAGAGAAACAGATGAAGTTCTTACCACACATGCGTGTACATCATCACAGCCACATAGCAATCTCCCATTAAGCATATCTGTTGCTTGAAATGACCCTCCGCCGTCACTTCTCTGGAAATAAATTCAACACTTAAAATTTTCATCTGGCAAGAAAAATCTTTGGATAAGGTGTGCAGGAGAATAATAATCTTCCAGTCGAGTTGCTAACGAGTAGGATTTGAGAAACAGCACTTGTTGCTGTGCTTGTGGTTTTCGTGCTCATCAGGTAGTCTATTGGCAGTATCAAAAGCAGAGTGGCATAAGTAATACCTTGTAGAAATCGACAGCCACAAAATTGGCCCATCGGTTGTTTGCTGCGCCATAGCATGTATTGAGCATGTTGATGAGTCGGCCGGAGTTATCTTCGCAGGTTGTTTGCTTCACTGGTATCGAGGAGAAATAGTTCACCAGCACAAGAGATTTGGTCGTGTCACTTAGAGAAGCAGATTCAGCACGGTTGAAGCATTTGCCTTCTTCCATGCCATCGTCTCCATCTACAGAGTCGGAAGAAAGAACCCGAAAAGTATGTTTTGAGTTCTGAAGAACAGAGTAGACGATGAAAATATATTGATTTCGGTTCATTTTAAGAACTTGTGACATGTATCCCTTCCTTGCCCCGGTATGGTGTTTGCAGTAGTCGATCGTTGCGTGCCCCATCGAAAGCATCGAGCATCTCAAGAAATGAGACACCGGTGTGGTGCATTGCATGACAAAGCTTTCAGGAGCAAAACCTCAAATGAGGAGAAAGAAGATCTTGCTTACACTGGTTTTCCACCATGTAGTTCCACTGATAGGCGATCCCTTCTGCGTCTTGCTTGGATTTGATGGACGTGAAGACGATAAGGCGCTGGTTGCTGGCAACCATGTCGCTTACTAGAGGCCAGTCCTGGCCATTTTGGGGCATGCTCGAGACTGGGAACCAATACTTCGTCAGACTTGAATCATTGAAAAGCTTTGGCAATCCATTTGGAGTCTCAACATAGTCTTCTAAGATCAACGTGACAATCTCTGATGGATTTGCAGACAAGAAGGCTTCGATCTCCCTCATGGTATCGATGGCTGGTTCCTGGAATCAACAGTCTCAATGAGAAATTAGCTAATGCAAACCCAAATAGTGAAAGGATTACCATCCTATCTGCTTGCAAAGCATACTTACAAATGCATTGAAATCGTAGCATTTCCCACCGGTGGAATGGCACAACCAGATGTCATCTTCAAAGTCGTAAGTGTCCAACATCAAAGCTCGAACGCCGTTCTGCAGATCATTGTTTTGTAAGATAACTTTGTCATTCGTGTTGGCGTTCAAACAACAGCTTCATGAAATATGAAGATTAGGAGGACTACGTTCAACTGCTGAGTGACAGTGTCCTCCTGATTTGTGATGGTAATCCTCGGGACTCCAGTGTGAGATGGCTCCCCATCAATGGCAAAAGCGTTGTGTGTAGTGAGATATGCATATTTGTTGAAAGGCAGGGAGTTGTTCTGCGGCAATGGTGCAGTGCaacaaaggaagaaaaacttgTCAGATAAATGCATTATATAGATAAGAATCTGTGGCATTGATTGGTGTGAACAATTCAAAGAATCAATGAACCATTTATAGGGGAAAATTCAGGCAAAGATGAGTTGGGATTCATGAGAACCTTTTGCTGAATTCAATACAACAATGTGTAGGGGGAAATGGGTTATTACTAATTCAACATCTATTTAATCATAATCATCAATCACTGGTAACTCATCTAGTACAGATCTAACTACAAGGAAGAAGACAAGAGGTCAATCATAATTTGAAGTGTTTCTTATTTTCATCGAGTGAAGAAAACCCATGGCATGCGTGGATCTGAAACTTTAATTGGGTGCCTTTACAAGAGCAAAACTGAGCAAGAATCCAAAAGCAGAATGCAAAGCAGTGACCAAACGAGGTAAGAGGGCAACAAGAAAACAAAGCAATACCACAGTCTTGAATTGGTCCGTCACCGTAGACCGGACACACCTGGAGCCCGAGAACCCTGAGGGGCAGGAGAAGCAATACAACCCTGCCTGGCAATCGCTGTCGGTGGAACACTCTTCAAGAAGCTGCACGCATGCGAGTTGTGTTCATCTCGAGGTCAGTCAACTCTATGAGAAGTGATGGTAACAAAAACAAGAACAGTGCCTTGCATTCTCCACCGGAACAGGCAATTGCAGGGCCGACGGAAGCCAGAAGGAGAAGCACAAGGATGCTGCAACCGAGGAGACCCATTCCAGTTTGCAGGTAGTGTGGCTGAGAGGTGCCgagtgttagcataaaatctgtactcatgctatctgtaatgcggaaaaattagatctaacaatattacgatgctgaaatatcaatctgcaaggatctgagaactagatccttctcatcTCATGCACCTCATGCACTCAGATGATGCACTACTCATATGCACACTTAACATAGAGGTCCTATCTGTCAGATGCCCCCTTAGCCCTTAGAGGTCATGTCTATTTATATGCGAGAGCAAAAAGTCTAGGATAAGAGAGTTCCTCCCATAAGGTTATCACATAAGGAATCATACTTTAATATAGACTTCTTTTGAccaataatcataatcagaatctaataatatctataatatatcttgccTAATTAAATAAGGTCACATAACCTAACATTCTACTACTTGGCCCAATAATTAGTAAGATAAAAaagacttaaaataaaaaataaataaacaaaatttatttaaaaataatttggatCAATTGGATTTTGAAATTTTCTAAAAAACTATATACACACGcgtgaattttagaaaataggTCAATAAGTCTAATACgaataataatactacattaagtctaactaacaatatgagtcataacGGTTGTATACCATCAatgtcacacttccttctatgtatCACAATACTGTTAGCCtttcctaatgcagtccaaaatgacccatataatttgtcttgtcaagacaattctgtcatcacattcaaccataatatgtaagtaagaatgtcaattataatatccaattaaacatgcatcaccatatcctttatgggttgctcacaaacccaatcataagaatatgttcttttaaaatactttagactataaatcctaagtgaatggatcagcaatcaatacATTGGAACTCatgtaattaattgacattagatgtttctgaactcatcttctctaaccatcaagtactttataccataatgcatatagatgcaatagtacttatcattcttatagaagaaaactactgcaatatcataaaatatcttcaacgacttgaTAATTGAATCTgactacaccaagtcctgagataaaaattttacaataaaaaatttgattagtggcctcaaagcatgccacaaaatcaacttctaattattaataataataaattacctatCTAATTACATAGATATTAAtcgtaaggtggacttcctattatcgaggcaatttatataatcagcatatgaaaaataccattatttcaagctaatataatttcatatatgtgagcatataatcttttgtcttccggatatcttattactttatgTAGTCCTTTAATATTTTTGGATGACTTCAATATATACCCAACATTTTAATTGTAAAAACTGATATCTTTTCTAAGtttgagcatagacttccaatTGCACATATACAAATAATATCTTCATTATATGATTCTTTTCAAGTtattttcaagcatttactattgactaaaactTTGACTGAACAAAGTTGtatattaaaatcatttcaagactcggttgatatatcctttctaagacaatcttaataatcattgaggtctatccttgaattactcaatattaataatataagatgtctcattcatatcaaccatattaaaacttttagtgacaaatttcttgatttagtatagtaaatcaagatcactattggtaagacaaaatattatccatatataagaccaatataataaacttgctcccactgatataaatattgattaatagtatttatcttaaatatgaaataataatatcaagaacctttatatatcattgccTTGAAGCTTGTTCAATGTCATAAATTGATTcatgaatttgcataccaaactttatatttctttcattttctttataaatcatttagagtaacccatataaaactagatattttaaaaaatattttcatatcattatgatataacttaaaCTTATAATGAATcattaatgtaatgatgatttttaataagttcattaaaaatcTCATTATGGTCGATACATTCCTTATGAGTAAAACATTTAACCACAAATCTGACCATTATATCGACATTGTCCTTTGAgccacatttatataatagactcttttacaattattggacaattcaataaatttatcagacatcattctgattcctatatcataatataattcttgtagatatacaagatAATaaccataatttataatttttaatcaaaaattaaatccaatcaaataaccaaaatataatcatgattaaattcaatcataattataataaatcatatttatcaattttataattgagaatataacttaaaattctcaatttcataagaataaaattctaaatatatgatatttagaTATAAACTGAAATTAAGAAATCTACGAAGGGTAGAACTATAATTTGGTAAAATTAGACCCAaaggtaaaactgtaaatatattgacagaacataaagtggaattacgaaatttgcaaAGGGCGGAATTATAATTTTGCAAAACTGAGCCTCGAGGTCAAAACCGtaattatgccaaaaccctaatctgccttgcTGCCGCGTGGTGCTGCTCACGCGCGACCATTGCGACGCTTTCCTGCCTGCGGACGGCGCTCACGGCTGGCCGCAGCTGTTGCCAGCATGCGACCGCTGCCGTCGCGAGGGCTGCCTCTGCCCACGAGTGGTCGTTGCCTGTGCACGACCTACCCACGCGCGGTTGCCGTCGGTGTGCGGTTGCCATGCCGCAGCGCTGCTTGTGCCCATGCACGACCGCTGCCACTACCTACACGTGATTGCCGTGGTTCTTGCCCGCGCTTGGCCGCTGCCGCTGCCCACTTTCTACGGGGGCAGCGATTGCCGCCATATGCAGCCACTGCCCTTTCGTAGGCGCCTTCTGCGGGCGCCACCACTATGCGTGAGGGTAGCCACCGCCTTCACATGGGCTGCAGTCGTTGCCTTCCGCAGGCATGGCGTTCACAGGCGATGCGGGATGCCCGTGGTGCCGCCACCGCTCGCAAGCGAACCTCTGCCTACGCACGATCGTGATGCACGGCTGCGGGGTGGTACACGACCCTTCGTCGACAATGATCAACAGAGATGATCatctcaataacatcgatgatagtaaatagtaaattcatcgatcaaacataaaattatacattgctcataaacagtaatagagcaaatcatatagaaaaaaaacaaatcaataatatccgacgaatcattcaggcatcgtaaagaacaataatagatctaatatatttgatctcaagaacttggctttgataccaattgttagcataaaatctgtaatcatgctatctgtaatgcgaaaaaacttttacgccaagattgaaattaaataaattagatctaacaatattacgatgcatacaTTTCTAGATTAatggattaggggattagggGAGAGGGAGATCGAGAGaagaccacctagattgatggattaaggAATTAagggagagggagattgagagaaaaaccttaactCAGACGTACTCTGATGCACTCAGATGATGCAATACTCAGATGCACACTTAACCCCTAGATGTCCTGTCCATCAGATGCCCCCTTAGCCCCTAgatgtcctgtctatttataggcgagagcagatggtctaggataagttattaggagagttcctcccatcaagattatctcctaagtaattctattttaatataaacttcttttatattaaaatagAATTACTTAGTATAGTTATGAATTACTTAGTATAgtcaataatcataatcagaatctaataatatctataatatatcttacctaattaaatagtatAGTTATGAAAGAGAGATAGAGGCAGGGAGTGGGGAGAACGAGTCATACCAACCACCAACCAAGTCTCATGGAAAAGGAAGACCCAACATCACAACATAGCCGTGCTGCTCAGCAATAACTTCCATGTTAGAAGGTCAATAGGTGGCTAAAGTCCACAATTTGATCACGCATCTTTTGGGGACATCTAACTACTGTGGAGGAGTGAGAGCACAAATAACCCTCAGCTGGCTGTATATGAATTAGAAGGTTACACAAGCTCAGATGACGTCAACAGGGAAACAGTTGCAAATTGAGATGTTATATATATCCCTCTAAAATAATATTTGACATCCAAATTACATTGATACGGTACGCCGTACGTGATCTTTATATTTCAGGAGTCACACGTCAGCTGCAGGAGTCGAAAAGCCCAAAGCCCAAAACCCAAATCTCGAGGCCCAGAGCCAACAGGCACCAGTTTCGTGCTTAGGGATTGTTCGCCTTGGTGTGGAATGGTCTGCGTGCACCGGTCTGTCGGTGCTTAAACGAGCCGCCAAACCTAACGCGAAACCGGAGCCGTAAAACCTAGAGCGATCAAGATGGCGAAACCTTCCGTCTCCCTACAGAACATTAAGGATTTTTGGAATTCCCAAGTCAATGACGAAGCCAATTGGGCCGTCAACTCGGTAATTTCGGCGCAACcccttcctttttttcttttttttcccgcTTTTTATCGGTGTCCTCGTCGTGTTTACATTTTTTTCCTTGCATTTCAATTTTCGGCTCTTTGTACTTTTAATTGGAGTTACTTAGATTTGTTGTAATGGTTTTCCTTCTTCGATGCTGTTATTTGGTATGTAGTTGCGGATAGATGTGAATTAGAGGGGCTTCTTTTCTTTGGCATATGGATTGGTCTTGTAGTTCCTTAGTGGAATGGGATTGGGTTAGTATTCAATATCGAGCTGTCTACGTCTATGTTCTTTGACATAACTAACTATCTCTAATTGGGTGAAGCATTGTTGTGATCAAAGAAGACGTATTATGTGTTCTGACTTTGTCATAATCTGTAGCTGGTGGATTATGCTTGATGTTCATGGCCTTATTGTCCATACTGTCTATGGACAATAAGGCGACGTATTATGTGTTCTGACTTTGTCATAATCTGTAGCTGGTGGATTATGCTTGATGTTCATGGATATGTGATTTGATGATTTCAGTGGAATGGGATTGGGTCAGTATTCAATATCGAGCTATCTATATCTTAGTTCTTTGACATACCTAGCTATCTCGAATTGGGTGAAGCATTGTTGTGATCAAAGAAGACGTATTATGTGATCTGATTTTGTCATACTCTGTAGCTAGTGGATTATGCTTGATGATCATGGATatgtgatttgatgattttagtgGAATGGGACTGGATCAGTACTCAATATCGAGCTATCTACATCTAAGTTCTTTGACATACCTATCTTTCTCTAATTGGGTGAAGCATTGTTGTGATCAATGAAGACGTATTATGTGTTCTGACTTTGTCATAATCTGTAGTTGGTGGATTATGCTTGATGTTCATGGCCTTATTGACCATACTGTCTATAGACAATAAGGCAATGTATTATGTGTTCTGACTTTGTCATAATCTGTAGCTGGTGGATTATGCTTGATGTTCATGGATGTGTGATTTTGTGATTTCAGTGGAATGAGATTGCGTCAGTAGCCGATGCTGTTGTCCGCAGCTACAGATGCCATTGTTGCCGATGCTGTTGTCCGCAGCTTCCGCTGTTGCCACTGCTGCCATTCACAAGCAGCATTTGTAGTGCTGCCGTAGTTGTCTTAAACTAATTCTTTGCCGTTGCTGCTGCTGCCAGCTTCTCACCATTGTTGTCGTCACTTTTCGTCAGTTTCCACTTGTTTCCCCTCCGTTACTGTTAACACTTAACAgttcttttctccccctctaactactattaacagtaagtaatatattgttaacagtatattttaatttaatatcatatttttatttaaataattatattttaattatattatatatttttatatttcagaGCACCTTGTTTTGTTtgggcaagcgcctagcgcctcgagtgTTTTGGGACCTTTGCGTCTTTTGGAGCCTagtactttttaaatcactgattttcAGAAATCCATTTGTACAAGTATCATAAATGGTGCATATTTCAGGTGCTCAGTCGATTACCGTATGAGGCTGTACCTGAATTGTAACATATGTTGGATGATGGACTAGAGATCTGTGGTTCATCCTTCCTAGAAAGTGTGCTTTTTCAACTTTTCAATATTGAAGAAAAAACAAACATCTAAAAGTATCGTGTTTACCTcatgatagtttttttttttagctttttCCCATACTGTCATGTTTTCTGAATGTTGAAAATAATCAATTTTAGTGCATCCTGATAAATTCAGGAGGACTTTGTGCAATTTTTCCAGCCAACCTTTTTGTCATAGTTGCTCTCTGGAATACTCTGGTGTTGTTGATGGTAGTAATCAGCTGCTCGTCACACGCATCATATATAAAGTCAGGAAATGATGTTATCTTGTAAATAAGTTGATTTCATGTCATCTCTTTGATGATCCAAATTCTCTGCCTCTTAGTTTTTGGAAATATTCTTTTTGATGGTCTTTAGAATCCTGAAGCCCAT of the Musa acuminata AAA Group cultivar baxijiao chromosome BXJ2-10, Cavendish_Baxijiao_AAA, whole genome shotgun sequence genome contains:
- the LOC103968595 gene encoding PI-PLC X domain-containing protein At5g67130, which gives rise to MGLLGCSILVLLLLASVGPAIACSGGECKLLEECSTDSDCQAGLYCFSCPSGFSGSRCVRSTVTDQFKTVNNSLPFNKYAYLTTHNAFAIDGEPSHTGVPRITITNQEDTVTQQLNNGVRALMLDTYDFEDDIWLCHSTGGKCYDFNAFEPAIDTMREIEAFLSANPSEIVTLILEDYVETPNGLPKLFNDSSLTKYWFPVSSMPQNGQDWPLVSDMVASNQRLIVFTSIKSKQDAEGIAYQWNYMVENQYGDDGMEEGKCFNRAESASLSDTTKSLVLVNYFSSIPVKQTTCEDNSGRLINMLNTCYGAANNRWANFVAVDFYKRSDGGGSFQATDMLNGRLLCGCDDVHACVAGSTPGACSSP
- the LOC103969805 gene encoding protein BIG GRAIN 1-like E codes for the protein MNHLQEKSFNSWNESDDLDVFEATRYFSGAIDGTGLQVGGFGSHGAVTVEDRMPSSVQKGNLDERLISSSSSLMKDKKCKQPSSPGARLVGLLNSFLHQAASGRKLKCLNPTSTTREPPEEGDAKEENSLGGRERRRSISRSQSTNSTGSKSSKFCGSSSFTNPDLYPYNYRTTPSISYKCNRGQKSVTFCPRIEAWRSTSITELLHNSGVQKEKDYGLHGIRTEERDAHDRENKKWVLNDPGDQYPGRDWFGDYDLPLPGVRKNSIRGEEEEEEEVSDSSSDLFELNICDHAVLSDGLPVFATTDIEVINRASTAS